One genomic segment of Acidobacteriota bacterium includes these proteins:
- a CDS encoding DUF4910 domain-containing protein produces MQATRLLLATLLATPLGASDLPPLLDRDTVHALSEEISGELAKRNLERLVVHHRMRGSDGFEAAVADLHSRLRGYGLGEVEILELPADGEIFYGTQRSRPPWNAQFAELREIRDDGEVLIASWDAMPMRLAQDSVSAALTARLVDVGAGTSESNYAGRDVKGAIVMTSSQPGAIADLAVGRYGAAGIVSWAQNQRTAWWGENEELVRWGHLDTFSEHPTFAFMLSPGEARALMRRLEAGETITLQAEVRAGLDEGGYDVLTATIPGESDEEIAYSCHLDHPRPGANDNASGCAALLEIARVFAKLIDDGALERPKRTIRFVWPPEIEGTLAFLVAHPEIAANIRAAIHLDMVGGGPETKATFHVTRGPASLPSFINDLSQEIGRWVNDQTAELAAGGTPLFPLVESTGGKEPLRAEMVELTMGSDHQIYTEGSFRIPAVYLNDWPDRYIHTTWDTAANIDPTKLRRAAFIAAATGWALANLDEDDVPEVLEILGRNAVRRTASMMERRGEVDPAEAANLTRFHSWYERELVRSIEPFAPIGSASRAETEEFLDQLDRLTGAAALAGSARETSPVVYRRNRDLPGPMTVFGYDYLEAHYGKEKTANLALLRIAGGRRGSGADYAYEALNLVDGRRSVREIRDMLSAIYGPVPFEAVAEYLDALESIDVVRR; encoded by the coding sequence ATGCAAGCGACCCGTCTGCTCCTCGCCACCCTCCTCGCCACGCCGCTCGGTGCCAGCGACCTCCCGCCTCTGCTCGATCGCGACACCGTCCACGCGCTCTCCGAAGAGATTTCGGGAGAGCTGGCGAAGCGGAACCTCGAGCGGCTCGTCGTCCATCACCGGATGCGTGGCAGCGACGGATTCGAGGCCGCGGTCGCCGATCTCCATTCGCGCCTGCGCGGCTACGGGCTCGGTGAGGTCGAGATCCTGGAGCTCCCCGCGGACGGCGAAATCTTCTACGGCACGCAGCGGTCCCGTCCTCCGTGGAATGCTCAGTTCGCCGAGCTCCGCGAGATACGCGATGACGGCGAGGTGCTGATCGCGAGCTGGGACGCAATGCCGATGCGGCTCGCACAGGACAGCGTCAGCGCCGCGTTGACCGCGCGGCTCGTTGACGTCGGCGCGGGAACGTCGGAAAGCAACTACGCCGGACGCGACGTTAAGGGAGCGATCGTCATGACGTCCTCGCAGCCCGGCGCGATCGCCGATCTGGCCGTGGGCCGATACGGTGCTGCCGGTATCGTGAGCTGGGCGCAGAATCAGAGAACGGCATGGTGGGGGGAAAACGAGGAGCTCGTCCGCTGGGGTCACCTCGATACCTTCTCCGAACATCCCACCTTCGCGTTCATGCTCTCACCCGGGGAAGCGCGCGCTCTGATGCGCAGGCTCGAGGCCGGCGAGACCATCACGCTGCAGGCAGAAGTTCGTGCGGGCCTCGACGAGGGAGGCTACGACGTTCTCACCGCGACCATTCCCGGCGAGAGCGACGAAGAGATCGCCTACAGTTGCCATCTCGATCATCCCCGTCCCGGCGCGAACGACAACGCGAGTGGGTGCGCTGCTCTTCTGGAGATCGCACGCGTGTTCGCGAAGCTGATCGACGACGGCGCGCTGGAGCGTCCGAAGCGGACGATCCGCTTCGTCTGGCCGCCGGAGATCGAGGGAACGCTCGCGTTCCTCGTCGCCCATCCCGAAATAGCCGCGAACATTCGCGCCGCCATTCATCTCGACATGGTGGGAGGAGGACCGGAGACGAAGGCGACCTTCCATGTCACCCGGGGACCGGCGAGTCTCCCCTCATTTATAAACGACCTCTCACAGGAGATTGGCCGGTGGGTCAATGACCAGACCGCGGAGCTCGCTGCGGGAGGAACGCCCCTTTTTCCGCTCGTCGAGAGCACCGGCGGCAAGGAACCGCTCCGTGCCGAGATGGTCGAGCTCACCATGGGGAGCGACCATCAGATCTACACGGAAGGATCCTTTCGCATCCCGGCCGTCTACCTCAATGACTGGCCCGACCGATATATCCACACCACGTGGGATACGGCGGCAAACATCGATCCGACGAAACTCCGGCGCGCGGCGTTCATCGCGGCGGCGACCGGATGGGCGCTCGCAAACCTGGACGAAGACGACGTCCCGGAAGTGCTCGAGATCCTCGGGCGAAACGCGGTGCGGAGAACCGCTTCGATGATGGAACGACGCGGGGAAGTCGATCCGGCCGAAGCCGCGAATCTGACGCGCTTCCACTCCTGGTACGAACGAGAGCTCGTCCGATCGATCGAGCCGTTCGCACCGATCGGAAGCGCGTCCCGCGCCGAAACCGAAGAGTTCCTGGACCAGCTCGATCGACTCACGGGTGCCGCGGCACTCGCCGGGAGCGCGCGCGAGACGTCTCCCGTCGTCTACCGTAGAAACCGTGATCTTCCCGGGCCGATGACCGTCTTCGGCTACGACTATCTGGAGGCGCACTACGGGAAAGAAAAGACCGCGAATCTGGCGCTGCTGAGAATCGCCGGAGGCCGTCGCGGATCGGGTGCCGATTATGCGTACGAAGCCCTCAATCTCGTCGATGGGCGGCGCAGCGTTCGCGAGATTAGAGACATGCTGTCTGCGATTTACGGCCCCGTTCCCTTCGAGGCCGTCGCCGAGTACCTCGACGCGCTCGAGTCGATCGACGTGGTCCGAAGATAG
- a CDS encoding cation:proton antiporter: MVLIGIAFLMAAWLPRLLHGKPISVPVIYIGFGMVVFALPLGLQIPSPFRHPEIVERATELVVIVALMGVGLKLDRRVGWRSWSSTWRLLGITMPLCIAAFALIGWWTLGLSPVAAILLGAVLAPTDPVLAADVQSAPPLEGRSGEVRFALTSESGLNDGLAFPFTNLALALAAAGASGWTWFGNWLWHDLIYKVGVGLFAGIMIGHLLAWFVFKVRMPSPLAQSGEGIAAIAITLISYAGTELLGGYGFLAVFVSALVVRRHEEKHEYHRELHAVAYDIERLLMVIVLVYFGGALATGLLASLTWKSALVGLIFVLVVRPLTGLLAMAGTPLRFRGRAAIAFFGIRGVGSFYYLSYALNRLNLPEADVIWSTVAFVVLISILVHGITATPVMWRVEPEPDHG; this comes from the coding sequence ATGGTGCTGATCGGCATCGCCTTTCTGATGGCGGCGTGGCTTCCGCGCCTGCTCCACGGAAAGCCGATCTCGGTACCGGTCATCTACATCGGCTTTGGGATGGTCGTGTTCGCCCTGCCGCTCGGGCTGCAAATCCCGTCGCCGTTCCGGCACCCTGAGATCGTGGAGCGCGCGACGGAGCTGGTAGTCATCGTCGCGCTGATGGGAGTGGGGCTGAAGCTCGACCGGCGGGTCGGGTGGCGGTCGTGGAGCTCGACCTGGAGACTGCTGGGCATCACCATGCCGCTGTGCATCGCCGCGTTTGCGCTGATCGGCTGGTGGACGCTCGGGCTCTCTCCAGTGGCCGCGATCCTCCTCGGAGCCGTTCTGGCGCCCACCGATCCCGTTCTGGCAGCAGACGTTCAGTCGGCTCCCCCGCTGGAGGGGAGGAGCGGTGAGGTTCGATTCGCCCTCACGTCCGAATCGGGATTGAACGATGGCCTCGCATTTCCGTTCACCAACCTCGCCCTTGCCCTGGCCGCCGCGGGGGCATCGGGCTGGACCTGGTTCGGCAACTGGCTCTGGCACGACCTCATCTACAAGGTAGGCGTCGGACTGTTCGCCGGCATCATGATCGGTCACCTGCTCGCGTGGTTCGTCTTCAAAGTGCGGATGCCATCCCCGCTGGCTCAGAGTGGTGAGGGCATCGCCGCGATCGCCATCACCCTGATCTCGTACGCGGGGACGGAGCTTCTCGGTGGCTACGGCTTCCTCGCCGTCTTCGTCTCCGCCCTGGTCGTTCGCCGCCACGAGGAAAAACACGAGTACCACAGGGAGCTGCATGCGGTCGCATACGACATCGAACGACTGCTGATGGTGATCGTTCTGGTCTATTTCGGCGGCGCACTCGCAACGGGACTTCTGGCATCACTCACATGGAAGAGCGCACTCGTAGGTCTGATCTTCGTCCTCGTCGTCCGTCCGCTGACTGGCCTTCTCGCGATGGCGGGAACCCCCCTGCGCTTCCGCGGGCGTGCAGCGATCGCGTTTTTCGGGATCCGCGGCGTCGGTTCCTTCTATTACCTCTCCTATGCTCTGAACCGGCTGAACCTGCCGGAGGCCGATGTGATCTGGTCGACGGTCGCGTTCGTGGTGCTCATCTCGATCCTCGTCCACGGGATCACCGCCACTCCCGTGATGTGGCGAGTCGAGCCGGAACCCGATCACGGCTAG
- a CDS encoding nuclear transport factor 2 family protein, translating into MLERFSAALMITILLTGCASPAGVAAAGSNEALVRSIYDAFARGDAAAVLGTFDPGIVWNEAESFHYSDRNPYVGPDAVAEGVFGRVLSDIAEFQVRPQNFISEGDTVVVFGRYKGTGNATSLPLDAQFVHVWRVRDGKVTSFQQYTDTEQFNRVLGS; encoded by the coding sequence ATGCTCGAGAGATTTTCTGCAGCGTTGATGATCACGATCCTACTGACCGGATGTGCGTCCCCAGCCGGTGTCGCGGCTGCTGGATCGAATGAAGCGCTCGTTCGTTCGATTTACGACGCCTTTGCCCGCGGCGATGCAGCGGCAGTCCTAGGAACGTTCGATCCCGGGATCGTGTGGAATGAGGCCGAGAGTTTCCACTATTCGGATCGCAATCCCTACGTCGGGCCCGACGCCGTGGCGGAAGGAGTGTTCGGACGCGTTCTGTCAGACATCGCAGAGTTTCAGGTGAGGCCACAGAATTTCATCAGTGAAGGCGACACGGTGGTCGTTTTCGGCCGCTATAAGGGTACCGGCAACGCCACCAGTCTTCCGCTCGACGCGCAGTTCGTGCACGTTTGGCGGGTGCGAGATGGGAAGGTGACGTCCTTCCAGCAGTACACCGACACCGAGCAGTTCAACCGGGTCCTCGGTTCCTGA
- a CDS encoding cytochrome c, translating into MKRFIAALILLMSVALIHCGSARRGLPITGPMELKAEQRAGQVAFMRTCHQCHPNGEGGLGPAINNKPLPSWLMKFQIRQGLGAMPAFDEDVLSDQEVDQIIAYLKELRHE; encoded by the coding sequence ATGAAGAGATTCATAGCCGCACTCATCCTGCTCATGTCCGTTGCGCTCATCCACTGCGGCTCCGCGCGACGAGGCCTCCCGATCACCGGTCCGATGGAGCTCAAGGCGGAGCAGAGAGCGGGACAGGTCGCGTTCATGCGCACCTGTCATCAATGCCACCCCAACGGAGAGGGAGGACTCGGCCCCGCCATCAACAACAAACCTCTCCCTTCCTGGCTGATGAAGTTCCAGATTCGGCAGGGTCTGGGAGCCATGCCCGCCTTCGACGAGGATGTGCTGAGCGATCAGGAAGTCGACCAGATCATCGCGTATCTCAAAGAACTGCGGCATGAATGA
- a CDS encoding FtsX-like permease family protein has translation MFRLILSNLRRHALRTLLTLLSIGVAFLLYAYLSAISKAFELGIDLAGGDRIVVRNAAGLRLIPLDYEQRIEAIEGVFEAMPLTMFGGIQGERRTTLFNQFPVWPDDFRRVWPEFRITDETLDRWKTSRRGAVVGEKTAKRLDLEPGDRFLLNSPIWPSKTGEAWEFEIVGIYHGLEKETDATHMFFRHDYFEENRASGEGLVLMILVRISDPAESAAIVKAIDAEFANSDAETSSESEEAFLHAVALQIGNVGAIAMWIMGVVFFTILLVAANTMMQSVMERMVEFGLLKAIGFTDLRILTLVVAESTLIALAGGAGGLLTGMILIGRGDPTGGMLPAFFFAPEDIAVGGIIMLILGIVSGLAPALQASRLNPIDALRRE, from the coding sequence ATGTTCAGACTGATTCTGTCGAATCTTCGCCGGCACGCGTTGCGGACGCTTCTCACGCTCCTTTCGATCGGTGTTGCGTTCCTTCTGTACGCATATCTCTCGGCAATCTCTAAAGCGTTCGAGCTCGGCATCGATCTGGCCGGGGGGGACCGGATCGTCGTGAGAAATGCGGCAGGGCTCAGGCTCATCCCTCTCGATTACGAGCAGCGGATCGAAGCGATCGAAGGAGTCTTCGAGGCGATGCCGCTCACCATGTTCGGCGGAATCCAGGGGGAGCGCAGGACGACACTGTTCAATCAGTTTCCGGTCTGGCCGGACGACTTTCGCCGCGTTTGGCCGGAGTTTCGGATTACGGACGAGACGCTGGACAGGTGGAAGACGAGCCGGCGGGGAGCCGTCGTGGGGGAGAAGACCGCGAAACGTCTCGACCTCGAGCCAGGAGACCGCTTCCTGCTCAACTCGCCGATCTGGCCATCGAAAACCGGCGAAGCGTGGGAGTTCGAGATCGTCGGAATCTATCACGGTCTGGAGAAGGAGACCGATGCGACTCACATGTTTTTCCGCCACGACTACTTCGAGGAGAATCGCGCCAGCGGAGAGGGACTGGTCCTCATGATCCTGGTCAGAATCTCCGACCCGGCCGAGAGTGCAGCGATCGTCAAGGCGATCGATGCCGAGTTCGCAAACTCCGACGCGGAAACCAGCAGCGAATCGGAAGAGGCATTTCTTCACGCGGTCGCGCTTCAGATCGGCAATGTGGGAGCGATCGCGATGTGGATCATGGGCGTGGTCTTCTTCACGATTCTGCTCGTCGCTGCGAACACGATGATGCAGTCGGTGATGGAACGGATGGTCGAGTTTGGCCTCCTCAAAGCGATCGGATTTACGGATCTGAGAATCCTGACTCTGGTGGTGGCCGAATCGACATTGATCGCGCTCGCGGGTGGGGCCGGCGGACTGCTGACTGGGATGATCCTGATCGGAAGAGGGGATCCGACCGGAGGCATGCTTCCAGCCTTTTTTTTTGCACCCGAGGACATCGCGGTCGGTGGGATCATCATGCTGATCCTCGGAATCGTCAGCGGGCTCGCCCCCGCTCTTCAGGCCTCCCGTCTCAATCCGATCGATGCTCTGCGGAGAGAATGA
- a CDS encoding glucose dehydrogenase, with protein MHRRHSILVLVLLPLLAAGCFSMRGSHGGGQTSFDETRRITPSDVALPDGYRIEPVAEGFTFPTGVAFDAAGTPYVVESGYSYGEVWDTPRLLRVAGDGSVTEVARGDNNGPWNGVAYHDGAFFVAEGGQREGGRILRITPAGEVTPIVENLPSLGDHHTNGPAVGPDGRIYFGQGTATNSGVVGLDSAQFGWLHRYPEFHDIPCRDITLTGKNYTTRNPLRGAGPADVSTGAFVPFGTATRDGQVIRGRIPCNGAILRVRPDGSNLELVAWGLRNPFGLAFSPDGRLFVTENSYDDRGSRPVFGTGDLLREVQPGKWHGWPDYFAHIPMAGSFAPPGKDDLVRLMKEWPNDPPKAAAKFAVHSSSNGLDFDGSGRFGPRGLIYVAQFGDMAPGVGKVLNPAGFKVVRVDPGTGVIEDFAVNRGEHNGPASMLGTGGLERPVAVRFHPSGNAMYVVDFGVMTVSDRGPSPKRETGVLWKITRR; from the coding sequence GTGCACCGTCGTCACTCAATTCTCGTACTCGTACTCCTTCCCCTTCTCGCCGCAGGCTGCTTTTCGATGCGCGGTTCGCACGGTGGTGGCCAGACGTCATTCGATGAAACGAGGCGGATCACTCCGAGCGACGTCGCGCTCCCCGATGGATACAGGATCGAGCCGGTTGCGGAAGGCTTCACATTTCCGACTGGCGTCGCGTTTGATGCCGCGGGGACGCCCTACGTCGTCGAGTCCGGATACTCGTACGGAGAGGTCTGGGACACGCCCAGGCTGCTTCGTGTCGCGGGCGATGGCTCCGTGACGGAGGTTGCGAGAGGCGACAACAACGGTCCGTGGAACGGAGTCGCGTACCACGACGGTGCCTTTTTCGTCGCCGAGGGTGGTCAGCGCGAGGGGGGACGGATTCTGAGAATCACCCCGGCCGGGGAGGTGACGCCGATCGTCGAGAACCTCCCGAGCCTCGGGGATCATCACACCAACGGCCCCGCCGTCGGCCCTGACGGCCGGATCTACTTCGGCCAGGGAACCGCGACGAACTCCGGCGTCGTCGGGCTCGATAGCGCGCAGTTCGGCTGGCTTCATCGCTATCCGGAGTTCCACGACATCCCGTGCCGCGACATCACACTGACGGGGAAGAATTACACGACTCGGAATCCGCTCCGGGGAGCCGGCCCGGCCGACGTCTCGACCGGAGCATTCGTCCCGTTCGGCACCGCGACCCGCGACGGCCAGGTGATCCGCGGGAGGATTCCGTGCAACGGCGCGATCCTGCGTGTCCGTCCCGACGGATCGAATCTCGAACTGGTCGCATGGGGACTGAGAAATCCTTTCGGACTCGCCTTTTCGCCGGACGGACGGCTGTTCGTGACTGAGAACAGCTACGATGATCGTGGAAGCAGGCCCGTGTTCGGGACCGGCGATCTTCTTCGCGAAGTCCAGCCGGGGAAATGGCACGGCTGGCCCGACTACTTCGCACACATTCCGATGGCTGGCTCCTTTGCCCCACCCGGAAAGGACGACCTGGTGCGGCTGATGAAGGAGTGGCCGAATGATCCGCCGAAAGCCGCCGCGAAATTCGCCGTTCACTCCTCCTCGAATGGACTCGATTTCGACGGCAGCGGGCGATTCGGCCCGCGCGGTCTCATCTACGTGGCGCAATTCGGTGACATGGCTCCCGGTGTAGGGAAAGTTCTCAACCCCGCGGGATTCAAGGTCGTGAGGGTCGACCCGGGGACCGGTGTCATCGAAGATTTTGCGGTCAATCGGGGCGAGCACAACGGACCGGCTTCGATGCTTGGTACGGGCGGACTCGAACGGCCGGTAGCCGTTCGATTCCATCCTTCTGGGAACGCCATGTACGTCGTGGATTTCGGAGTCATGACCGTGAGCGACAGAGGTCCTTCTCCGAAGAGAGAAACCGGAGTCCTCTGGAAGATCACCCGAAGATGA
- a CDS encoding TetR/AcrR family transcriptional regulator yields MSGNGTQKLDRRVRRTRASLGDALVELATEQPFDEITVQQILDRAGVARSTFYEHFRDKNDLFLTDVEHLLDYMVTLMEASPERSRRLIPLRELLGHIADVDDFYRAIEASSSIAGVLDLVEAYFVRLIDHRIRSTSGSRSFSSDTRRLVATSQARAAMSILEEWVSENTAQEPARLDALFHRMAWSAIDAAATS; encoded by the coding sequence ATGTCCGGAAACGGCACGCAGAAGCTCGATCGTCGCGTGCGGCGAACGCGTGCGTCACTCGGCGACGCGCTCGTCGAGCTGGCGACCGAGCAGCCGTTCGACGAGATCACGGTCCAGCAGATTCTCGACCGCGCTGGTGTGGCCCGCTCCACCTTCTACGAACACTTCCGCGACAAGAACGACCTCTTCCTCACCGATGTGGAGCATCTGCTCGACTACATGGTGACGCTGATGGAAGCGTCACCCGAACGCTCTCGACGTCTCATCCCCCTCCGTGAGCTTCTCGGTCACATCGCCGATGTGGATGACTTCTACCGCGCGATCGAAGCGTCGTCCTCGATCGCCGGTGTCCTCGATCTCGTCGAAGCCTACTTCGTCCGGTTGATCGACCACCGCATCCGCAGTACTTCCGGGTCGAGGTCTTTCTCATCCGACACACGCAGACTGGTTGCAACGTCGCAGGCGCGAGCCGCAATGTCGATTCTGGAGGAGTGGGTGAGCGAGAATACGGCGCAGGAGCCGGCACGTCTCGACGCGCTGTTCCACCGGATGGCCTGGTCAGCGATCGATGCCGCCGCGACCTCGTGA
- a CDS encoding VWA domain-containing protein, protein MKLAQGLSMSLVAAMMASPAATQDEGGFVERIDVEVTSVDVFVRDADGNPVRGLTAEDFKIYEDGVEREISNFSEVAVTDANVTDANAPVAIDAGVPETPVFSTDLVPTSTQQHFIIYVESSALNRFSRDHAAEDLRELVRTLSDRSIPVMMVLRGFGGEADDLISFTTDSEQLEAMVEKIASSRHAFQTRRPNEMTPFLRHRFLALESVVRSVAGLEGRKAMVAYLGPGLRFAFTDSIQTLEGKQQEMAGMLGGSDKTEYASQPQAEPEIVELTNARSLIRGLVASANEADVTFYPVFGGGLSELESGISGAELMWDGPGNTLAPFEHTRGRMGDYPLFEFQSVREVFNYLARETGGLTAPPTNGFEHINRKAADDVSFYYSLGFRSESSPRRSSIRVEVDQPGVTVRHRLEVLRITPRERAELQTIASLVLPETIEQPEELRFESRVLGVERESWRRNIVSLELSIPYEELVLHSGDRGLEGAFTVLIAASDGAGKLSKVAEQTHRFELEERDRLALEGDSYAYVVPMRMRRGEHVLVVTVMDETSQIRGIRKITIPSG, encoded by the coding sequence ATGAAGCTCGCACAAGGACTCTCGATGTCGCTGGTGGCGGCGATGATGGCCTCCCCCGCCGCGACCCAGGACGAAGGCGGTTTCGTCGAGCGGATCGACGTCGAAGTCACCAGCGTCGACGTCTTCGTTCGCGATGCCGACGGCAATCCCGTTCGAGGACTGACCGCCGAGGACTTCAAGATCTACGAAGATGGCGTGGAGCGGGAGATCTCGAACTTCTCGGAGGTCGCGGTGACCGACGCCAACGTGACCGACGCGAACGCGCCCGTCGCCATCGACGCCGGCGTTCCGGAAACTCCTGTTTTTTCGACCGATCTCGTTCCCACCTCAACCCAGCAGCACTTCATCATCTACGTCGAGTCTTCGGCGCTGAACCGTTTCAGTCGCGACCACGCTGCGGAGGACCTCAGAGAGCTCGTCCGGACGCTGAGCGATCGTTCGATACCCGTCATGATGGTCCTGAGGGGTTTTGGCGGCGAGGCCGATGATCTGATTTCCTTCACGACGGACAGCGAGCAACTCGAAGCGATGGTCGAAAAGATCGCGTCGAGCCGGCATGCGTTCCAGACTCGACGGCCGAACGAAATGACGCCGTTCCTTCGTCACCGATTCCTCGCGCTCGAAAGCGTCGTTCGCAGCGTGGCAGGACTCGAAGGGAGAAAGGCGATGGTCGCTTACCTCGGGCCGGGTCTCAGGTTCGCCTTCACGGACTCGATCCAGACCCTCGAGGGTAAACAGCAGGAGATGGCTGGCATGCTCGGTGGCAGCGATAAAACGGAGTACGCGTCGCAGCCGCAGGCCGAACCGGAGATCGTGGAGCTCACCAACGCCCGTTCCCTGATCCGGGGGCTCGTCGCCTCGGCGAACGAGGCGGACGTGACGTTCTATCCCGTCTTCGGAGGGGGACTCTCGGAGCTCGAGTCCGGGATCAGCGGCGCAGAGCTCATGTGGGATGGCCCCGGCAACACCCTCGCTCCTTTCGAGCACACGAGAGGTCGAATGGGCGATTATCCGCTGTTCGAGTTCCAATCCGTCCGTGAAGTGTTCAACTACCTGGCGCGTGAGACCGGCGGGCTCACCGCTCCCCCGACGAATGGCTTCGAGCACATCAACCGCAAGGCCGCGGACGACGTCAGCTTCTACTACTCGCTCGGGTTCCGGTCCGAGTCGTCGCCCCGGCGAAGCTCGATACGGGTCGAGGTCGACCAGCCCGGCGTCACCGTCCGCCACCGGCTGGAGGTGCTGAGAATCACTCCGCGTGAACGGGCGGAGCTCCAGACGATCGCGAGCCTCGTTCTTCCGGAGACGATCGAGCAGCCGGAGGAGCTCCGGTTCGAATCACGCGTATTGGGAGTCGAGCGCGAGAGCTGGCGACGGAACATCGTGTCGCTCGAGCTGAGCATCCCGTACGAGGAGCTCGTCCTTCACAGCGGCGACAGAGGTCTCGAGGGTGCCTTCACGGTCCTCATCGCAGCGTCGGATGGGGCCGGCAAGCTCTCGAAGGTCGCGGAGCAGACGCATCGATTCGAGCTGGAGGAACGCGACCGCCTCGCACTCGAAGGCGATTCCTACGCCTACGTCGTTCCGATGCGGATGCGCCGCGGTGAGCACGTCCTCGTCGTGACGGTGATGGACGAGACGAGCCAGATCCGCGGGATTCGCAAGATCACGATCCCTTCCGGCTGA